One window of the Runella slithyformis DSM 19594 genome contains the following:
- a CDS encoding response regulator transcription factor, whose translation MEPRITILIVEDDPLLAEDVRQNLQKEGITVAGIAENMAEAVEIMKRNSVELALIDMQLNGPEDGITTAAELLKIKWIPIIYMTATTPLEVKERMGKTYPAAFLAKPLRLKEVAVQIRLAMLNFNAGNLPAPQQTKVFPLFLPTDKGHINVKIKEIMFMKAKGNNAELFLSEEEFGKMYPKKKYESVLILANMGSIFRQLTPDFYRLSRFITVNLTHVSRIDSHRLFIQDHEISIPDGRRKDLMAQLVIVKSK comes from the coding sequence ATGGAACCTCGCATCACTATTCTCATCGTTGAAGATGACCCCTTACTGGCCGAAGATGTCCGGCAAAATCTTCAAAAAGAAGGCATAACGGTGGCAGGCATTGCGGAAAATATGGCCGAAGCCGTTGAGATCATGAAACGAAACTCCGTAGAACTGGCACTGATCGACATGCAGCTCAACGGTCCGGAAGACGGCATAACCACCGCTGCCGAACTGCTCAAAATCAAGTGGATACCCATTATCTACATGACCGCAACGACCCCTCTCGAAGTAAAGGAGCGAATGGGAAAGACCTATCCGGCAGCATTTCTGGCAAAACCGTTGCGCCTCAAAGAAGTAGCGGTCCAGATAAGGTTGGCTATGCTCAATTTCAACGCCGGCAATCTTCCGGCTCCTCAACAAACCAAAGTTTTTCCGTTGTTTTTACCCACTGATAAAGGCCATATCAACGTAAAAATAAAGGAAATCATGTTTATGAAAGCAAAAGGAAATAATGCCGAATTATTCTTATCAGAAGAAGAATTCGGTAAGATGTACCCTAAAAAAAAATATGAGTCTGTGCTTATTTTGGCAAACATGGGCAGTATCTTTCGCCAATTAACACCTGACTTTTATCGTTTGTCCCGCTTCATTACCGTTAATCTGACCCATGTATCCCGAATTGATTCCCACCGACTTTTTATACAGGATCATGAAATTTCCATCCCGGACGGCCGACGAAAAGATTTAATGGCTCAGTTGGTCATTGTAAAAAGTAAATAA
- a CDS encoding sensor histidine kinase → MNKIIYSTFFTTLFMAGISAYQAIAQTPPQSSPPQSPYERLLETQKDYEAAMKTGDSLEVAEMCYRMGKRYAGLKNFSKAQEWFLRALRIREPLGPSEDIGKIYIQIAGFQIYFPNTAKTLHYNYMAYINFRAGKSWRSQMEANKLLGHLHAVAWESRQPLPYTKATGSPDSAVYYAERSLQAAKKVDNPSDIGLAYGFLGDVWKLKNNPQKSSEYRQKEIDIYTKANLTNNLMDRYVNTSIELLQQNKPLLAKQWLDKARPLTPRTSNNLIHEKLTEAYALYYEQIGDWKMAFQYQKKGRQLKNQELADQFNQAIQNSLLLDEHEKRQTEFRAQQKEMALRNKLSFVLVILFLGVCLAGVLFYRLFVKYKKISTLHADLIKEQDHRTKNNLQSVSNLLSLQLNQLTDPVAVRALEESVMRVDAMLLLHRELYQGEKLIEVNLKKYIPDLIQSVLRSYDLEHTNVMYEVEERWLHADNAIPLGLVLNELVTNACKYALPNHPDPALTIHCYRKVGKMFLRVADNGPGFVPPSDTATFGLRLISILMRKLKATGQYRMGEGCCFELSFADKGKPAVLPKERKTSIPHSI, encoded by the coding sequence ATGAATAAAATCATCTACTCAACCTTCTTTACGACTTTGTTTATGGCAGGCATTTCGGCCTATCAGGCAATAGCACAAACTCCTCCTCAATCAAGCCCTCCCCAAAGCCCTTATGAACGTTTATTGGAAACCCAAAAGGACTATGAAGCTGCCATGAAAACGGGCGACTCTCTGGAAGTAGCTGAGATGTGCTACCGCATGGGGAAGCGTTATGCAGGCCTTAAAAATTTCAGTAAGGCACAGGAATGGTTCTTGAGAGCGTTACGCATCAGAGAGCCGCTGGGGCCTTCTGAAGACATTGGAAAAATATACATTCAGATAGCCGGATTCCAAATCTATTTCCCCAATACCGCCAAAACCTTACACTATAATTATATGGCGTACATCAACTTCAGGGCAGGCAAATCATGGCGGAGTCAAATGGAAGCCAATAAATTATTGGGTCATTTACACGCAGTGGCTTGGGAGTCCCGCCAACCATTGCCTTATACCAAGGCTACCGGCTCGCCGGACAGTGCCGTTTATTATGCTGAGCGAAGTCTCCAAGCCGCCAAAAAAGTCGATAATCCCAGTGATATTGGGTTAGCTTACGGTTTTTTAGGTGATGTTTGGAAGCTGAAAAATAACCCGCAAAAAAGCAGTGAATATCGACAAAAAGAAATCGATATATATACCAAAGCAAACCTGACAAATAACCTTATGGATAGGTATGTAAATACATCCATAGAGTTATTACAACAAAATAAACCTTTGTTGGCAAAGCAATGGCTGGATAAAGCACGTCCTTTAACCCCAAGAACTTCAAACAACCTGATACATGAGAAGCTTACAGAAGCCTATGCGCTTTATTATGAACAGATCGGAGACTGGAAAATGGCGTTTCAGTACCAAAAGAAAGGCCGTCAATTGAAAAATCAGGAGTTGGCCGATCAATTCAATCAAGCGATTCAAAACTCACTCCTGCTTGACGAGCACGAAAAAAGGCAAACCGAATTCAGAGCGCAGCAAAAAGAAATGGCACTAAGAAACAAGCTCTCCTTCGTTTTAGTCATTCTATTTTTAGGGGTCTGCTTGGCAGGGGTTTTGTTTTATCGATTGTTTGTTAAGTACAAAAAAATAAGTACGTTGCATGCCGACTTGATCAAAGAGCAGGACCATCGAACCAAAAATAATTTACAATCGGTGTCAAATTTATTGAGCTTACAGCTGAACCAACTCACCGATCCCGTGGCCGTAAGAGCATTGGAAGAAAGTGTCATGCGGGTAGATGCCATGTTGCTCCTGCACCGGGAACTCTATCAGGGAGAAAAATTAATCGAAGTAAACCTTAAAAAATACATTCCTGACTTAATACAAAGTGTATTAAGAAGCTATGATCTTGAGCATACAAATGTAATGTATGAGGTAGAAGAACGCTGGCTTCATGCCGACAATGCCATTCCGCTGGGTCTGGTCCTCAATGAGCTTGTTACCAACGCCTGTAAGTATGCCCTACCCAATCATCCGGATCCTGCGCTTACCATACATTGTTATCGTAAAGTAGGGAAGATGTTTTTACGGGTGGCCGACAACGGCCCGGGATTCGTACCCCCCTCTGATACGGCTACTTTTGGTTTGCGGCTTATCAGCATTCTGATGCGTAAGCTAAAGGCTACGGGCCAATACCGTATGGGAGAAGGGTGTTGTTTTGAGCTGAGTTTTGCCGATAAAGGCAAACCGGCAGTGTTACCTAAAGAGCGTAAAACGTCTATTCCCCACTCCATATAA
- a CDS encoding PH domain-containing protein gives MNFIQKNLSANEIIVYQSKLHWWIFMPGGVFFLLGFLFKNQSGEFGGLLVIIGLVLVGAAYLNRSSSEFVITNKRVILKTGLLSRKLIEIQLNKAEGLMVKQGIIGRVFNFGGVWVTSGGVQNAFAPMEDPFNFKRKVNEAVENYTA, from the coding sequence ATGAATTTTATTCAAAAAAATCTGTCTGCCAATGAAATCATTGTCTATCAATCTAAACTGCACTGGTGGATTTTTATGCCCGGGGGAGTGTTTTTTTTATTGGGATTTCTTTTCAAAAATCAGTCAGGTGAATTTGGAGGCTTATTGGTCATCATTGGGCTGGTTTTGGTTGGTGCAGCTTATCTCAACCGGTCATCTTCCGAATTTGTGATTACGAACAAACGAGTGATACTTAAAACAGGTTTACTCAGTCGAAAACTAATTGAGATTCAGCTTAATAAAGCTGAAGGATTGATGGTTAAACAGGGAATAATCGGTCGGGTTTTCAATTTTGGCGGCGTTTGGGTAACGTCAGGGGGAGTGCAAAATGCCTTTGCACCCATGGAAGATCCTTTTAATTTTAAAAGGAAAGTAAACGAAGCCGTAGAAAATTATACCGCATAG
- a CDS encoding DUF4190 domain-containing protein, with amino-acid sequence MKKVLLFSNILFLLLFGCQKRNYVKQIPAPTFHYVNGNAKSSFAQQPETQIEKAPENTANDAPVLIAGGTENVSVALTSARPTEYRYHPEVLKTKVNSSNKPSFKEKIARKVVARKVQKLTSGKRTQSDSVNTMALLAGIFGILSVVLFWLTIVLGILFAIASIVLGIIGKKQVNEGNGTGKGWAITGIALGFVTLLITAIFAILIIALL; translated from the coding sequence ATGAAAAAAGTACTACTATTTTCCAACATCCTGTTTCTTTTATTGTTTGGCTGTCAAAAGCGGAACTATGTTAAACAAATTCCTGCTCCCACCTTTCATTATGTGAATGGAAATGCAAAATCTTCTTTTGCTCAACAACCTGAAACGCAGATTGAAAAAGCTCCGGAAAATACAGCAAATGATGCCCCTGTACTTATTGCAGGCGGCACAGAGAATGTTTCAGTGGCTTTAACTTCAGCCCGCCCAACGGAATACCGATACCATCCCGAAGTACTTAAAACCAAAGTCAACAGCAGTAATAAGCCCTCCTTTAAAGAGAAGATAGCGAGGAAAGTGGTTGCTCGAAAAGTTCAAAAACTTACTTCCGGCAAACGTACCCAATCTGACTCGGTCAATACGATGGCGTTGCTGGCAGGAATATTTGGGATTTTGAGCGTGGTCCTTTTTTGGCTGACAATAGTGCTTGGGATTTTATTTGCCATAGCTTCCATCGTTCTCGGGATTATTGGCAAAAAACAGGTCAACGAAGGTAACGGTACCGGTAAAGGATGGGCAATTACCGGCATAGCCTTAGGCTTTGTTACACTCTTAATTACAGCAATTTTTGCAATCCTTATCATTGCACTCTTATAA
- a CDS encoding T9SS type B sorting domain-containing protein, translated as MKTFTWLLAVLTSCAAVAQDNIGFERGTFEGWTLSYGTVDENGFITLYRNEKMGTLNEGHKIFSRTDGNDPRVGIPMAAPGSRYSARIGNASTGSYFDKISTTFIATPEKSLFQYKFAVVLQDPGHLTFRQPAFSILVQIDGEKAPCGFYEVAAGRGIPGFITRGTLIYRDWTTGSIDLRQYIGKKITISIRAQDCTEGGHWGYAYFDAELLKSEIRTGVFCLEDSTIILQAPEGFAAYEWFNGQKTTQIKTKFDKRSGIFVKVKPFSSLDEDCEIRFDFNPTTDSQVVSYSVSACEGDVLKVSGQMLTATKNERTNVRIPRPGYCDSIVIVNLRVSPRAFYEQKLSACEGDVVIVGGHIYNKAGVYRDTLKRVNQCDSIITTVLSVTALTRYSAKRVICEEDVYALGDTLIRHSGVYTRRIRRVGLCDSIATVELVVRPLPRVQSTKSICLGDSFRVGTTFLSTAGVHVVRVSRPDKCDSVVTLTLTILDRITAEDIRKTHYTVTLGDSIWLEGKLNKQGVYTYTWEPKTSCINCPDILIKPTDDIKYTIIYNRGSTCESRIPVEVTVKPCPMYIPEIFTPNGDNINESFLIFCNCFRQIEKFIVYNRWGEAIYAIQSSVVGNVLWDGMYRNEIVPDGWYTYYIQVRYTNEKIESRRGAFYVRREK; from the coding sequence ATGAAGACATTTACGTGGCTCTTGGCAGTTTTAACCTCATGTGCCGCTGTGGCCCAAGACAACATCGGCTTTGAGCGGGGTACGTTTGAAGGATGGACACTGTCTTACGGTACGGTGGACGAAAATGGGTTCATTACTCTGTACCGCAACGAAAAAATGGGAACGCTGAATGAAGGGCATAAAATTTTTTCTCGAACCGACGGAAACGACCCGCGCGTAGGCATACCGATGGCCGCCCCTGGAAGCAGATACTCAGCCCGAATCGGCAATGCTTCAACCGGTTCCTATTTTGATAAAATCAGTACAACTTTTATAGCTACGCCCGAAAAAAGCCTTTTTCAGTACAAATTTGCGGTAGTATTGCAAGACCCGGGCCATCTTACATTTAGGCAACCTGCGTTTTCGATACTGGTACAAATAGACGGCGAAAAAGCTCCTTGCGGGTTTTATGAAGTAGCTGCCGGGCGAGGTATCCCCGGGTTTATCACAAGAGGGACGCTGATCTATCGCGATTGGACTACCGGCAGCATTGATTTGCGCCAATATATAGGTAAAAAAATTACCATTTCGATCCGGGCGCAGGATTGTACCGAAGGGGGGCATTGGGGCTATGCTTATTTTGATGCGGAACTGCTCAAATCAGAAATCAGAACGGGCGTGTTTTGTTTGGAAGATTCAACCATCATTCTTCAAGCTCCGGAAGGCTTTGCGGCCTATGAGTGGTTTAACGGTCAAAAAACCACGCAAATCAAGACCAAATTTGATAAAAGAAGCGGGATTTTTGTCAAAGTAAAACCGTTTTCGAGTTTAGACGAAGATTGCGAGATTCGCTTTGACTTCAATCCAACTACTGATTCACAAGTGGTGTCTTATTCTGTTTCCGCCTGTGAAGGCGATGTTTTGAAAGTGTCCGGACAAATGCTGACGGCCACTAAAAATGAAAGGACCAATGTACGCATACCTCGTCCCGGATACTGCGACTCGATTGTTATCGTCAATTTGAGAGTAAGCCCCAGGGCATTTTATGAACAGAAACTTTCGGCCTGTGAAGGAGATGTGGTCATCGTTGGCGGTCATATATACAATAAGGCGGGTGTGTATCGTGATACGCTGAAAAGAGTCAATCAATGCGACAGTATCATAACGACTGTTCTGTCAGTGACTGCGCTTACAAGATATTCAGCTAAAAGGGTGATTTGTGAAGAAGATGTATATGCACTGGGAGATACCCTCATCAGGCATTCAGGGGTGTATACAAGGCGCATCAGGCGAGTAGGGCTCTGTGACAGTATTGCAACCGTCGAACTTGTTGTTCGCCCCCTTCCTCGGGTGCAAAGTACTAAATCCATTTGCCTGGGTGACAGTTTTAGGGTGGGCACTACATTCCTGAGCACCGCCGGAGTACACGTTGTAAGGGTTTCGAGGCCTGATAAATGTGATAGTGTCGTCACTTTAACACTTACTATCCTTGACCGAATAACCGCTGAAGATATTCGCAAAACTCACTATACCGTTACATTGGGCGACAGTATTTGGCTGGAAGGTAAACTAAATAAACAGGGAGTGTACACCTATACATGGGAGCCGAAAACGAGTTGTATCAATTGCCCTGATATACTCATTAAACCTACAGATGATATTAAGTACACTATTATATACAACAGGGGCAGTACGTGCGAAAGCAGGATTCCTGTAGAAGTAACGGTAAAGCCGTGCCCAATGTACATTCCGGAGATTTTTACACCGAATGGGGACAACATTAACGAGAGTTTTCTCATTTTTTGTAACTGCTTCAGACAAATTGAAAAATTTATTGTGTACAACCGATGGGGTGAAGCTATTTATGCTATTCAAAGCAGTGTTGTCGGGAATGTTCTCTGGGATGGAATGTACAGGAATGAAATAGTGCCGGACGGATGGTATACCTACTATATTCAGGTTCGTTACACTAATGAAAAAATCGAAAGTCGACGTGGGGCGTTTTATGTGAGGCGCGAAAAGTGA
- a CDS encoding NAD(P)/FAD-dependent oxidoreductase has protein sequence MNSVTIIGGGVSGLFSAYYLQKAGYSVTIIEQGSFADGCSFGNAGMIVPSHIVPLAQPGMISKGLRWMLKSTSPFYVKPRLSWDLMKWGMLFWKHSTEEHVRRSIPVLRDISLLSKKLFQELAASGEADFGWHERGLLMLYKNADTEHEMAEEAHLANQAGIVAERLTGAQVQALEPDVRVDVRGAVYYPGDAHITPNLLLKNLLSFLKNQGVQVLENEEIFGFEKEGTEIRAVQTNKGKHHVEELVIAAGAWSPVLTEKLGISLPLQGGKGYSFMLNNVTNNIKVPAIMLEARATATPMGSDLRFAGTLEVAGTDMTVNMNRVRGIVQGINNYYPELEVTLPKVESVWRGLRPCSPDGLPYIGRVRGLVNVTLATGHGMMGISLGPATGKLVSEIIAGTSGSMDINDFNPLRFG, from the coding sequence ATGAATTCAGTAACGATTATAGGGGGGGGCGTAAGCGGCCTTTTTTCGGCCTATTATCTTCAAAAAGCAGGCTATTCGGTCACTATCATTGAGCAGGGCAGTTTTGCAGACGGTTGCTCTTTCGGCAATGCCGGCATGATTGTGCCCAGCCATATTGTACCGCTGGCCCAGCCGGGTATGATTTCTAAAGGATTGCGCTGGATGCTCAAATCGACAAGCCCGTTTTACGTAAAACCTCGCCTCAGTTGGGATTTGATGAAGTGGGGAATGCTGTTTTGGAAACACTCCACGGAAGAGCACGTCCGGCGTTCCATTCCCGTATTGCGCGATATCAGCCTGCTCTCCAAAAAGCTGTTTCAGGAACTGGCCGCTTCCGGTGAGGCCGATTTTGGATGGCATGAGCGCGGATTGCTGATGCTCTACAAAAATGCTGATACCGAACACGAGATGGCCGAAGAAGCGCATCTGGCCAACCAAGCAGGTATCGTGGCCGAAAGGCTGACCGGTGCACAGGTACAGGCACTTGAACCCGACGTACGCGTAGATGTACGCGGAGCGGTCTATTATCCGGGCGACGCGCACATTACGCCTAATTTGCTCTTAAAAAATCTTTTGTCTTTTCTGAAAAACCAAGGGGTACAGGTATTGGAAAACGAAGAAATTTTCGGTTTTGAGAAAGAGGGAACTGAAATAAGGGCTGTTCAAACGAATAAAGGGAAGCATCACGTAGAAGAGTTAGTGATTGCGGCGGGGGCCTGGTCGCCGGTGTTGACCGAAAAACTGGGGATTTCGCTGCCATTGCAAGGCGGTAAAGGCTACAGTTTTATGCTTAACAATGTCACCAATAATATTAAAGTACCCGCCATTATGCTCGAAGCGCGCGCCACGGCTACGCCGATGGGCAGTGACCTGCGTTTTGCCGGTACGCTGGAAGTAGCCGGCACCGACATGACGGTCAACATGAACCGGGTCCGGGGGATTGTGCAGGGAATCAATAACTACTACCCTGAATTGGAAGTGACATTGCCCAAAGTGGAAAGTGTATGGCGCGGTTTGCGTCCCTGTTCACCGGATGGATTGCCCTACATCGGACGTGTAAGGGGTTTGGTGAACGTAACCCTTGCGACCGGACACGGTATGATGGGTATCAGCCTCGGGCCGGCAACCGGAAAGCTCGTGTCAGAAATCATTGCCGGTACTTCCGGTTCTATGGATATAAATGATTTTAACCCTTTAAGATTCGGCTAG
- a CDS encoding proline racemase family protein has product MHPFSERLSSLTAWEPPKNWLQITAIDAHTGGEPLRVITGGYLEIKGNTILERRAYLKTHLDSLRKALMWEPRGHADMYGCIITEPVTEDADFGVIFLHNEGYSSMCGHGIIAVTKVALELGLIEIKEPVTTLRIDAPAGLITAYARVENRRVISVKFQNVPSFVLYRDQDIHVPGMGNVRLDVVYGGAFYAYVNADDLGIGMTAADYRLLIEKGMAIKKAVMDTLPIVHPFEEDLSFLYGTIFYGKGHTPGTDSRNVCIFADGEVDRSPTGTGVSGRVALHHARGELALGQPMVIESIVGSRFVASAQAVTTFGPHSAIIPEVEGNAHICGKNTFLLDPEDELGKGFFLR; this is encoded by the coding sequence ATGCATCCCTTTTCAGAACGTCTTAGTAGCTTAACTGCCTGGGAACCACCCAAAAATTGGCTTCAAATCACCGCAATCGACGCGCATACCGGCGGGGAACCTTTGCGGGTCATCACGGGAGGGTATCTCGAAATAAAAGGCAATACCATTTTGGAACGACGGGCGTATCTCAAAACACACCTTGATTCGTTGCGAAAAGCCCTGATGTGGGAGCCGCGCGGTCATGCCGATATGTACGGGTGCATTATCACCGAGCCGGTGACCGAAGACGCTGATTTTGGGGTGATTTTTTTACACAATGAAGGCTACAGCTCCATGTGCGGTCACGGTATTATTGCAGTGACGAAAGTAGCCCTGGAATTGGGGCTGATAGAAATAAAAGAGCCCGTTACAACGCTCCGAATCGACGCACCTGCGGGGCTGATCACGGCATATGCCCGTGTGGAAAATAGGCGGGTTATCTCGGTAAAATTTCAGAATGTACCGTCGTTTGTGCTGTACCGCGACCAAGACATCCACGTGCCCGGAATGGGGAATGTGCGTTTGGATGTGGTATACGGCGGGGCCTTTTATGCGTATGTCAATGCGGATGATTTAGGAATCGGTATGACTGCTGCCGATTATCGTTTACTGATCGAAAAAGGAATGGCCATTAAAAAAGCCGTAATGGATACGCTTCCCATCGTGCATCCTTTTGAAGAAGATCTGAGTTTTTTGTACGGAACCATTTTTTACGGGAAAGGCCACACTCCGGGCACTGACAGCCGGAATGTGTGCATTTTTGCCGATGGCGAAGTGGACCGCAGCCCCACCGGAACGGGTGTCAGCGGACGCGTGGCGCTGCATCATGCACGGGGTGAACTGGCCTTGGGACAACCAATGGTCATTGAAAGCATTGTCGGTAGCCGATTCGTGGCTTCCGCTCAGGCAGTGACGACCTTTGGGCCGCATTCGGCGATCATTCCCGAAGTGGAAGGAAACGCCCATATTTGCGGAAAAAATACCTTTTTGCTCGATCCTGAGGATGAATTGGGGAAAGGGTTCTTTTTGCGCTGA
- a CDS encoding ornithine cyclodeaminase family protein, translated as MHTFRYFSRQAVEEGVTMIEAIELMKEAFRSLSRGEAVVPLRINLSQTAQNAQTLFMPVYLPSAEALGVKMVTVFRDNPIQNLPLIHGLMLVMDGTNGQPLALLDAEYLTALRTGAASGLATDLLARKEAKVLAVFGTGAQARTQTEGVAAVRTLEKVLVFGRNLETADAFCHEMRIKTGLPMEVAQQPERLLEADIICTATTSNVPVFEHRHLKKGVHINGVGSYRPETRELPGETMQAARITVDQRTAAAAEAGDILLPMNDGMLGEAPIFTELGEIVAGIKSGRRSDDEITVFKSVGNAAQDLAVASYLVKKAEEYNLGTVLG; from the coding sequence GTGCATACATTTCGCTATTTTTCCCGTCAGGCTGTCGAAGAAGGGGTAACGATGATCGAGGCCATTGAATTGATGAAAGAAGCCTTTCGCAGTCTCTCAAGGGGGGAGGCCGTAGTGCCGTTGAGGATCAATTTGTCACAAACTGCACAAAATGCCCAAACGCTGTTTATGCCCGTGTACCTGCCTTCGGCTGAAGCACTGGGCGTGAAAATGGTCACAGTCTTTCGGGATAATCCGATACAGAATTTACCGCTCATTCATGGCCTGATGCTCGTCATGGACGGCACCAACGGACAGCCTCTGGCCCTTTTGGATGCCGAATACCTGACCGCTTTGCGTACGGGTGCGGCGTCGGGGTTGGCTACCGATCTGCTGGCCCGAAAAGAGGCGAAGGTGTTGGCGGTATTCGGAACCGGAGCGCAGGCCCGTACTCAAACAGAAGGCGTAGCGGCGGTGCGTACGTTGGAAAAAGTACTCGTTTTTGGCCGTAATCTCGAAACTGCGGACGCCTTTTGCCACGAAATGCGGATAAAAACAGGGTTACCAATGGAGGTCGCTCAACAACCCGAGCGGTTACTGGAGGCAGATATTATCTGTACGGCTACTACGTCAAATGTTCCCGTTTTTGAACATCGTCATCTCAAAAAAGGAGTCCATATCAATGGCGTAGGTTCTTACCGCCCCGAGACCCGCGAATTGCCGGGAGAAACCATGCAGGCGGCAAGAATTACGGTAGATCAGCGAACCGCCGCTGCTGCGGAGGCAGGTGATATTCTACTCCCGATGAACGACGGAATGCTTGGTGAGGCTCCGATTTTTACCGAATTGGGCGAAATTGTGGCAGGGATAAAGTCCGGACGTAGGTCAGACGACGAAATCACCGTGTTCAAATCCGTCGGCAACGCCGCACAGGATCTGGCGGTGGCGAGTTATCTGGTAAAAAAAGCCGAAGAGTATAATTTGGGAACGGTTTTAGGCTAA
- the hisG gene encoding ATP phosphoribosyltransferase yields MLRIAIQKSGRLSDDSIKLFKECGIQFDSSSSGKLKSISANFPAEFLFLRDDDIPGYVEDGVADLGIVGENVYTETGREVNVVHKLGFSKCRLSLAIPRGTQWNGVQDLHGCGIATSYPRILGNYLKENGVEAEIHEISGSVEIAPSIGLADAVCDIVSSGSTLLSNGLKEVEVIYRSEAILIAAPGLSGEKAALLDKVMFRIKAVQAAQNNKYILLNCPADAVDKIMQYIPGMKAPTVLPLVTEGWVSLHSVINENDFWTNIEKIREAGAEGILVIPIEKMIR; encoded by the coding sequence ATGTTACGCATTGCCATTCAGAAATCAGGACGTCTCAGCGACGATTCCATCAAATTATTCAAAGAATGCGGTATTCAGTTTGACAGCAGTTCTTCCGGGAAATTAAAGTCGATCTCCGCCAATTTTCCCGCAGAATTTTTATTCCTGCGCGACGATGACATTCCCGGCTACGTCGAAGACGGCGTGGCAGACCTGGGCATTGTCGGCGAAAATGTGTACACCGAAACGGGGCGTGAAGTAAACGTAGTGCATAAACTGGGATTTTCGAAATGCCGGCTTTCGCTGGCCATTCCGCGCGGCACGCAGTGGAACGGTGTACAGGACCTGCACGGATGCGGCATTGCCACGTCATACCCGCGCATTTTGGGAAATTACCTGAAAGAAAACGGCGTTGAAGCGGAGATTCACGAAATCAGCGGCTCAGTGGAGATCGCTCCGAGCATCGGTTTGGCCGATGCCGTGTGTGATATTGTCAGTTCGGGAAGTACGTTGTTGAGCAATGGACTCAAAGAGGTCGAAGTGATTTACCGCTCGGAAGCCATTCTGATTGCAGCACCCGGGCTGAGTGGTGAAAAAGCCGCGCTGCTCGATAAGGTCATGTTTCGTATCAAGGCGGTACAGGCTGCTCAAAACAATAAATACATTTTGCTTAATTGCCCGGCCGATGCCGTCGACAAGATCATGCAATATATCCCCGGCATGAAAGCACCGACCGTGTTGCCGCTGGTGACGGAAGGTTGGGTGTCGCTGCATTCGGTCATCAACGAAAACGATTTCTGGACCAACATCGAAAAGATCCGCGAAGCCGGTGCTGAAGGGATTTTGGTGATACCGATTGAGAAAATGATACGATAA